A stretch of the Uranotaenia lowii strain MFRU-FL chromosome 3, ASM2978415v1, whole genome shotgun sequence genome encodes the following:
- the LOC129755023 gene encoding uncharacterized protein LOC129755023 has product MRNLKAVFLILAGLVAAASANFCFVCSSSSDSSCLIPDGGLLMRDCNQMANNNTCFARIVDRHVERGCSASLSREDFAQCNMQNNCLLCYDPQNQGRCNGAIFPEHRLHCHQCHGTTNSTCGDEINSTPQLCSLYETDDRCFVSVAGGQVVRGCLSDPNTCQDAETCHTCDGNGCNYKHYEDGAMSVVVSLKTLLMALLAAMAYGSFRQ; this is encoded by the exons aTGAGAAATTTGAAGGCCGTTTTTCTGATCCTGGCAGGGCTAGTGGCAGCTGCTAGTGCAA atttcTGCTTCGTCTGCTCGTCGTCGTCGGACTCATCATGTCTGATCCCAGACGGGGGTCTTCTGATGCGGGATTGCAATCAAATGGCTAACAACAACACCTGCTTCGCCCGAATTGTGG ATCGCCACGTGGAACGCGGCTGCTCGGCTTCGTTGAGTCGTGAAGATTTCGCTCAGTGCAACATGCAAAACAACTGCTTGCTGTGCTACGACCCCCAAAACCAAGGACGATGCAACGGAGCA ATCTTCCCGGAACACCGGCTACACTGCCATCAGTGCCACGGAACCACCAATTCGACCTGCGGGGATGAAATTAACTCGACGCCGCAACTGTGCTCGTTGTACGAAACGGATGACCGTTGTTTCGTGAGTGTGGCTGGTGGCCAGGTTGTCCGGGGTTGTCTGTCTGATCCCAACACTTGCCAGGATGCCGAAACGTGTCACACCTGCGACGGAAATGGATGCAACTACAAGCACTACGAGGACGGCGCCATGAGTGTAGTCGTTTCGCTTAAAACCTTGTTAATGGCCCTGCTGGCTGCCATGGCTTATGGAAGTTTCAGACAGTAG